Below is a genomic region from Clostridia bacterium.
AGCACCCGGTACCGCCAGTCAACTCAACTTAACTCGAAAGTGGGGATACGTCAGGGACCCAAGGCCCCCTTCGCCATACGCTCGCAACGTCGTTGGCTGCCACCCCCGTCGACGATCGGCGCAGTTCCTAAGGGCCCGGCCCGGTGGAACCCACCATGGCCGAGCAATACGGGCAGGGGCAGTCAGACATCAATAGGCGGCTCTACATGTCCACTCAAGGATGTCAACGAGACTCTTCCTGCTGTTCTCGGCGGTCGCCGCCAGGCCCGGTTCCACCTCTCTTTGTTCAACACCTGGGCCCGAATCAGGCCGCCAGTTCACGAAGTTCAGGATGCGTAGCTTCCTCCCGGCCGGAGGGATCAGGAAGTCAAGAAGGCGATTGGTCAGATCTTCGTGATGGCTAACGATGAAGACCTGACGCCTGGCAAAGACTTCTTCGGTAACATAGGCGATTTGTCTGATAAGGGCAGCCGTCCGCGGCAGCTGCGCCATGTCGAAGGCTGTGGTCACGTCGTCCAGGGCAATGACGTTATGCCGTATGTAGCTATTAAGTGAATCGGGTTATAATGGGCAGGAACTCGGCAGGCGAAAGAATACGAATACCTTGGTACTCCTTCAACGGCTGAAGGTGACGGGTATCACCAGAAACAACGTATTCGGCGCCACCCGCCAATGCGCACGCCAAAAACATGTTGTCTGCCTTGTCTTCTGCGATCACCTTTAATGCAATCTTAGGCGTGATCAACGTGGTGATTGAGGTGATCTCCGCCAAGGTTACTCTAATCTGCTCATCGGTCCAAGCGAATTTAGCTCTCAGCACTCTCGCCACCTCGGCAAGGATGTCTGGCGAAATCAGCAACTCGATCTCGGAACTTCTTGCCATGCTGATAATCCTCTCGGGCTTCCCGCCAAAGAGGATCGCAGATATA
It encodes:
- a CDS encoding putative toxin-antitoxin system toxin component, PIN family codes for the protein MRSEVKAEVVKVVLDTNVYISAILFGGKPERIISMARSSEIELLISPDILAEVARVLRAKFAWTDEQIRVTLAEITSITTLITPKIALKVIAEDKADNMFLACALAGGAEYVVSGDTRHLQPLKEYQGIRILSPAEFLPIITRFT